A region from the Linepithema humile isolate Giens D197 chromosome 1, Lhum_UNIL_v1.0, whole genome shotgun sequence genome encodes:
- the Sgf11 gene encoding ataxin-7-like protein 3, with protein MSVTEERIQELNRLFLDFMSKPENVEVATKEIYEDLLDEVLMGFVFDVHRTTKTGSSDVEEGIPDDESYAIVDSPGLDVFGQHPVKKSQECTCPNCERGVAACRFATHLEKCMGMGRNSSRIASLRIANNSKDLNNYGGMLSDDDDDVDWSMTNDSGNKRKRPRKDRNGMNKRSGKQQKQQGSVAGSSGSGSSSQRNGETAGIVGSSGTGEHSVHSSNENSPSNYENMSIMDKRALLMQICGVVSEHTKKVCTRSVRCPQHTDDQRKEIRANLESSSNGQDNLQVDVDTYEESDGQNLRDALARWDREGSSHSSPADSASTTSTSSISRKRETKSKGKGKASSKRDRGSPISQGD; from the exons ATGTCTGTGACAGAAGAGAGGATACAAGAGCTAAATCGGCTCTTCTTGGATTTTATGAGCAAACCAGAGAATGTGGAGGTAGCCACAAAAGAGATCTATGAAGATTTGCTAGATGAAGTATTAATGGGTTTTGTTTTTGATGTGCATCGCACCACTAAGACAGGTAGTTCTGATGTCGAAGAAGGCATCCCAGATGATGAATCTTATGCCATTGTcg ATTCGCCCGGACTGGATGTCTTTGGCCAGCATCCAGTGAAAAAGTCACAGGAATGCACTTGTCCGAATTGTGAGCGTGGTGTGGCTGCATGCAGATTTGCTACCCACCTGGAGAAGTGCATGGGTATGGGCAGGAATAGTTCGCGCATTGCATCGCTTCGTATTGCCAACAATTCCAAGGATCTGAATAACTACGGCGGCATGTtaagcgacgacgacgacgacgtggATTGGAGCATGACCAACGACAGCGGTAACAAGCGCAAACGTCCTCGTAAGGATCGCAACGGTATGAATAAACGCTCGGGCAAGCAGCAGAAGCAACAGGGAAGTGTCGCCGGTAGCAGCGGTAGCGGTAGCAGTTCGCAGAGGAACGGCGAGACAGCTGGCATTGTTGGCAGCAGCGGCACTGGCGAACACAGCGTACATAGCAGCAACGAGAACTCACCGTCAAACTACGAGAACATGTCGATTATGGATAAGCGAGCGCTGCTCATGCAAATTTGTGGTGTTGTATCCGAACACACGAAGAAAGTGTGCACCAGGTCGGTGCGATGTCCGCAGCACACCGACGATCAGCGCAAGGAGATACGCGCTAATTTAGAATCCAGCAGTAATGGCCAGGACAATCTTCAAGTCGACGTAGACACGTATGAGGAAAGCGACGGTCAGAATCTACGAGATGCGTTGGCACGATGGGATCGAGAGGGTTCTAGTCACTCCAGTCCGGCCGATTCTGCCTCGACCACATCGACCTCGTCGATCAGCCGGAAACGGGAGACTAAGTCCAAGGGCAAAGGAAAGGCTTCCTCTAAACGCGATCGCGGTTCCCCAATTTCGCAGGGAGACTGA
- the RPA1 gene encoding replication protein A 70 kDa DNA-binding subunit: MYKLTGGALDKIMNGIDIEKPVLQILGYKKLPSNTNKPPTDRYRLLISDGQRMNSFTMLATQLNHLITDNTLSEYAVCEISKYALSSVNNGGKEKRVMLVLGIELIAPGEEVKCKIGNPTNVEAKPEPGNSNQPHSSTAAHQNGAAKQEKKVSNYNSSSDIATTPIAALSPYQNRWVIKARVTHKPPIRTWSNSRGEGKLFSIDLIDDSGEIRCTAFRDMCDKFYDMIEVGNVYYFSRCMLKAANKQFNNLKNDFEMTMTNDTEIIPCHDNNDDIPGMQFDFVPISRVEQKEKNDIIDVMGVVTTFSDVQHLQQRSTGRDLTKRDVNIVDDSGVTVCVTLWGKQAEDFDGSNNPILAIKQARVSEFNGGKSLTIFNTSVVTKDPDLPEAHKLRGWYAAGGHAETPKSLSRQGGGGDFNAPLHTFQEVSDARLGDKLNAADPYTVVATINLIRVENSVYKACPVDGCKKKLIDQSTGVFRCEKCNKDFPNFSYRLIASMNIADATGSRWITAFNDDAEKILGMSAQELGELKENDNDAYMQKFGEASFKRFTFSMRAKSEVFQDEMRVKHNCVSVAPLNYKTHLTYLIDKVSKLAHIEKVDSN, from the exons ATGTATAAATTAACGGGAGGAGCGTTGGAT aaaatcatGAACGGCATTGACATTGAGAAACCAGTGCTTCAAATATTG ggTTATAAGAAGCTACCAAGCAATACTAATAAACCGCCAACTGATCGGTACAGATTACTCATTTCTGATGGACAAAGAATGAATTCATTCACAATGTTGGCTACTCAGTTGAATCATTTAATAACTGACAATACTTTGTCTGAATATGCAGTTTgtgaaatatcaaaatatgctTTGAGTTCAGTAAATAATGGTGGCAAGGAAAA acgTGTAATGCTGGTACTGGGCATCGAGCTGATAGCTCCTGGCGAGGAagttaaatgcaaaataggCAACCCAACCAATGTAGAGGCAAAACCGGAGCCAGGAAATTCAAACCAACCTCACTCATCCACAGCTGCGCATCAAA ATGGTGCAGCCAAACAGGAAAAGAaagtttcaaattataatagcTCTTCTGATATAGCCACTACACCAATTGCAGCATTAAGTCCTTATCAAAACAG ATGGGTGATCAAAGCACGTGTGACACATAAACCTCCGATCAGAACATGGAGCAATTCTCGTGGAGAAGGCAAATTGTTTTCTATCGATTTGATTGATGATAGTGGCGAAATTCGGTGCACTGCGTTCAGAGATATGTGTGATAAGTTCTACGATATGATAGAG GTTGGAAACGTGTACTATTTCTCACGATGCATGTTAAAGGCAGCAAATAAACAATTcaacaatttgaaaaatgattttgagATGACAATGACTAATGATACAGAGATTATCCCATGCCATGACAACAATGACGACATCCCGGGAATGCAGTTCGACTTTGTTCCCATAAGTCGAGTGGAACAAAAggagaaaaatgatataatag ATGTGATGGGTGTTGTTACAACGTTCAGCGACGTGCAACATCTTCAACAGCGAAGTACTGGCAGAGATCTCACGAAGAGAGACGTCAACATTGTCGATGACAGTGGTGTAACG GTGTGCGTCACACTGTGGGGAAAACAAGCTGAAGACTTCGACGGTTCTAACAATCCGATTTTGGCTATTAAGCAAGCGCGCGTTAGCGAATTCAATGGTGGGAAAAGTTTgactatttttaatacatcCGTAGTCACGAAGGATCCAGATCTACCAGAAGCACATAA aTTGCGCGGATGGTATGCCGCAGGTGGTCACGCGGAGACTCCCAAATCATTGTCTAGACAAGGTGGCGGTGGTGATTTCAACGCGCCATTGCACACCTTCCAGGAGGTGAGCGACGCGCGATTGGGTGATAAATTGAATGCCGCAGATCCATATACAGTTGTGGCAACTATTAACCTGATTCGAGTGGAAAATTCCGTTTACAAGGCCTGCCCTGTAGATGGTTGCAAGAAAAAG TTGATTGATCAATCTACCGGAGTATTCAGATGCGAGAAATGTAATAAGGATTTTCCGAATTTTTCATATCGCTTAATAGCAAGT ATGAATATAGCGGATGCGACAGGCAGTCGCTGGATAACTGCCTTCAACGATGATGCCGAGAAGATATTGGGAATGTCGGCACAAGAATTGGGAGAACTGAAGGAAAACGATAATGACGCCTATATGCAGAAATTCGGCGAGGCGAGCTTCAAGAGATTTACGTTTAGCATGAGGGCGAAATCGGAAGTTTTTCAG gaTGAAATGAGAGTGAAACACAACTGCGTGTCAGTCGCTccattaaattacaaaactcATCTGACATATTTGATAGACAAGGTTTCCAAGCTGGCGCACATTGAAAAAGTCGATTCCAATTAG